One part of the Rutidosis leptorrhynchoides isolate AG116_Rl617_1_P2 chromosome 1, CSIRO_AGI_Rlap_v1, whole genome shotgun sequence genome encodes these proteins:
- the LOC139845071 gene encoding uncharacterized protein yields the protein MAIRLLKVIRITNYSSSTLPYSISNLVRWGSSSSSSNNNKKKMFDDRLSGVIDSVNDRKLPPELRGQRNNVRSETDIINVVEQRIWRSMEEGHFENLPGKGKPLNLDSNPHADPAEDTLYRILSKNNCAPEWVELNKEIRGDIATWRITLKKAWICKENGDMFKWDEYSNSLKAQLRSINNKVFKYNLIVPFGRQMNGINWEKEINRLNEVQPVIQRSRTSSFSIFNCIIIM from the exons ATGGCGATTCGACTCCTAAAAGTGATTCGGATCACAAATTATTCTTCATCAACATTACCTTACTCTATTTCGAACCTTGTTAGGTGgggttcatcatcttcttcgtctAATAACAACAAAAAGAAGATGTTTGATGATCGTTTATCGGGTGTTATAGATTCCGTTAACGACCGTAAATTACCCCCTGAACTCCGTGGTCAACGTAATAATGTCag GTCAGAAACAGACATTATCAATGTTGTGGAACAAAGAATTTGGCGATCTATGGAAGAAGGCCATTTTGAAAACTTACCGGGGAAAGGCAAACCGCTAAACTTAGATAGTAATCCTCATGCTGATCCAGCTGAGGACACATTATACCGAATACTTTCTAAAAATAATTGTGCCCCCGAGTGGGTTGAACTTAATAAAGAAATCAGGGGCGACATTGCTACATGGCGGATAACTTTAAAGAAAGCTTGGATTTGCAAAGAGAATGGAGATATGTTCAAATGGGATGAATATTCAAATTCTTTGAAAGCTCAATTGCGCAGTATCAATAATAAG GTTTTCAAGTATAACCTGATAGTACCATTTGGACGTCAAATGAATGGTATAAACTGGGAAAAGGAAATTAATCGTCTCAACGAAGTACAACCTG TTATACAGAGGTCTCGAACGAGCTCTTTTTCTATTttcaattgtattattattatgtga